In the Corynebacterium jeikeium genome, GCATCCATCTCCTCTTGTGTTTTCAGCGGAGTCTCCTTGGCCGCCACCAGTACGCGCATCCCCTTGTCGTCGCCGATGTATTCCTCCCGCGCTCGGGTTGCACTGCCTAAGTGCCACCCGTCCACATTCACGCTGATTGGTATGTCCGCACGTTTTGAACTCTGATCGGCTGTGGTCACGCCCCTCCTGTGCGGCTCGGGGAAGGGCTCAGTCAACTCCTCGTCGACCTCTTCTGACGCCGGTTCGTCTCCGACGGAATCCTCCGGCTCAACACTCGAGTCACCTTCCACACTCGCAGCGCTATCCGTGCCTTCCGCACTAGCCGTGTTCTCTGCTGCCTGCGAGTCGAACACCGTAAACGTCGCCACCAGCCCACCGATGATAAACAGCGCCAAGGCAGCCAACGCCGCGGGCAGCCTGCGGTTGTCTTTTCTTTCTTCCTTTTTTATTGACGCCCCCTCGTCCACCTCCTGCCACTCCTCCGCTTCCGCTACGGGTTCTGCTACCGCAGTGTCCGTATCTCGGTGGCGAACCGGTTCGGCAAAGTTCAGGTGTTCCAGTTCCTGCTGTGCCAGCGCGAGCTCGCTGGCCACCCGCAGCACCACGTCGTTATCCACCAGCCGTGCGCGCACGCCCATGATCCGCAGATAGTGCACAACTTGCACCGCAAAGGAGCCGGTAACCAGTACGTCTACCTCTCGCAGTCCGATGCCCCAAGGAAACAGCTCGCGAGGTTCCGGCGGGTTCACCGCCGCTGCCTCCGGGTACTCCTGTCGTTGTTCTAGCACCTCGCTGACCATCTCAAAGAGCTCGGAGAGCCTGCCGAGACTCAGCCCCGAACGCTGGAACTCCACGTCGTCCATTGCGTCCGCTCTACTCGCGGCACCCGCTGCACTCGCAGTGCCCGCGGCACCCGCGGCGCTATCGGCCCCCTCGTACTGCAAGTATCCCGGTCGTTGCATCTCGGCATCGCCAGTCACCACGAATCCTGTCGCCAGATCCGTCACCGTCATGCCGCTGACCAGCACACCCGATTCCTGCAGCGCCAGCGCCTCGGCCAGCAGTCCCCGGGCGTCCCCAATTCTCTGATCTACCCTCATTTTCTCCACCCCACTCACTTATTCTCAGTTCTGTTCCGCCGCCTCGGCCACGTGCACCGTCCAGGTTTCTTTGTGCACATAGGCGGCGCGCCCCTGTGGGCGTCGTACTAAACGAACCCCCGCGATCGGCCCGTCCTCGCGCGGCGCAGAGAACAGCAACCACGCGCTCTGGTCGCGCATAGCCTGTGTCAGCGGCTGGTAGGCAGCGCGGGCGAACTGCCCCGAACGGCGGCCAAGCACCAGGTGCAAACCGATGTCTGCGGCGTACGGCAACAGGGGAAGCAGCTGGTCGAGGCCGGGATCGGCATCCGCATCGTCGACCACCACGAATAGCTCCGGCCCGGACCACCAGGAGCGTTCCCGCAGCTGCTGCGGGGTCACGTCACTACCCGGAATTCGCTCCCGCAGCATGGCAACCCACTCGGCAAGGTCCGCGCGGAAATCCTCCGGCACACGATAATCCGCAACCCCCAACAACCCGCGACGTGTGTCCGTGACCAGGAACTCCGGCGGCTCGCCGGTGTGGCTGCGAGTATCGGCAACGGACTGCATCACCGCGCGCAGGGCAGTCGTCACGCCACTGCCCGCTTGACCAATGGCCACCAGGTGCGGGAATGTCCCCCGATCCCAGCGGACCGGATCCAAGCGCGGGCCGCCAATGGCGAAGGCCTGCGGGTCGCCCAACTCCTGCCAACCGATGCGCTCCGGCAGCACCCGCATAGCCACCTCCGGCTCGCCGCGGCGGGCGCTTTCCATCCGCACATGTTCGACATCCTGCGCGGTGGAGTTGGCGAACTGCACGTGCTTTCCGCGGGGCGAGACACCCCGGCCAGGCACATCGGGCAGGGATTTCTGCGCATCGCGGAAGTGCGCATCCAACGGGGTCATCCGCAGTTCGACCTGGCCGGTCAGCACGTCCCGCAGCGAGGGGCGGAAGTTCCACCGCAGTGCTGTGACCACCACGTGCAGGCCGCGCTCCAGGCCGGTGGTGGCCAGGCGGATGAGGCGCTGTTCTTCCTCGCCCGCCCCACCGCTGGCCGTCCCCACCTGGTCCAGCCCGTCGATGATCAGCAGGCGCTGGCCTTCCGTCTGCTCCATCTCGTCGAACAGGCGAGCTAGCCCATCGGGTCCCACCACCGCCGCCACCTGCGGCAAACGCGCGAGATCCCGCAGGCCACCGCCCGGGTCGAAGATGTACACAGGCCAGCCCGGTGAGCTGAGAACCCACCCCAGCACCAGGCTGCGCACCGCCGTGGTCTTGCCTGTGCGCGGCTGGCCGACGATCGCCCAATGCTTACGGCGCAGGTCCACATCCATCGGCACCTGCAGCCCCTCGAAGGGCAGATCCTCCAGTCCGATGCGGGCCACGCCCGGCGCGCGGGGCTCCATGACCTCACTGGCGGGCAGGTCTTCCGGCAGCGGCGGCAGCCACACCGGGTTCTGGTTCGGCCCTTCTAGCCGGTCGATCACCATCTGCATGGTGGTGGTCTCCGCCTCCACGGTGGAGCCCAGCACCCGCACCAGTCGCTGGTCGCGGGGCAGTTCCGGGCCGGAGACATAAGCCGAGTGGAAGCGCACCTTGTCCCCGGCGGAAAGGATCGCCGCACCCGGGGTGGCGGGCAGCTCGTAGGCCTCGGTGGTGCCGATCAGCGCGCGGGATTCGGAAGCAGAGAACGTGCGCAGGGCAATGCGGTAGCTCAGGTGGGATTCCAAGCCGCGCAGGCGCCCCTCCTCCAGGCGCTGCGTGGCCAGCAGCAGGTGCATTCGCAGGCTGCGCCCCAGCCGCCCGATCGCGGCGAAAACCTCGGCGAACTCGGGCCGGGCGTGCAACAGCTCGGAGAACTCGTCCACCACGATAAACAGCGCAGGCATCTGGCCCGGGTAGGCGCGGTTGTATTCGGCCGCCGTGGTCAGGCCTGCGGCGCGGAGTTTTTCTTGACGCCGATGCATCTCCCCCAACAAACTATCCTGCATTCGGTCGACCAGCCCCGCCTCCTCAGCCAGGTTGGTGATCAGCGCAGACGTGTGGGGCAGCCGATCCATACCCAGGAAGCTGGCGCCGCCCTTGAAGTCCACGAGCACGAAGTTCAGCTCCTCCGGGCTGTGCTGGTGGGCGAAGCTGATCACCACGCTTTTCAACAGTTCCGACTTCCCGCTACCTGTCGCGCCCACACACAAACCATGCGGGCCGATGCCTCCCAGGGCGGATTCCTTGATGTCCAGGTAGACCGGCGCGCCAGAAAAGCCGATGGGCGCACGCAGGTCCCCGCCCGGTAATTCCAGCAGTGACGTGCTGGATTTCACGGTGGACCTGGCGCGGCAAATCTGCGCCAGCTCCACCGCGCTGAGCTGGTCGGCCACTCCGAAGGGCACCCAGCCGTCGACGGTCCAGGCGCTCAGCAGGCACCCGCCGGCGGCATCGTCCACCTGCAGCAACAGGCCATGCCCTTTGGCATTTTCCACCCACTCGTCGCTCGGGTCAGTAACCACTGCGCCGGCGACCACGGGGCTTTGTCCCGTGCAGAAGTGCACCTTGCGCGGCCCGTCGTGCGGCAACCACTCCTCGAAAGGCCCGGTGATCCCGATGATGTCCGGGTCCTGCATCGCCAGTTGCGCCTGCATGGCACGTGCCAGGCCAGCAGCCCCGTCGCCGAGCAGCACGATGCAGTGGAAGCTGGCCAGCTCCACGGACACTGGGGCTTCGATGGTGGCGTAGCGCAGCGCAACCTCCCGCAGGCTCATGGCGCTGACCGGCTCCAGGTCCTCCGGCGGGGCGTTCACCGGCACTTCCAGCGGATCGTCCGGGGTCTGCACTGCGGTGCCGATGCGCACCACGCCCGGCTCGGCGGTCACGTCGGTGCCGGTGTGCACATGCGTCCACAACGCTTGCGGGTGCGGGTGGGCCGCCAGCATGCCCTGCAGCTGCTCGTCGTGGCTGCGCTGCACGCTATCTTTCAGCGCGTCGATATGCCGGTGGAACGAGCGCCGTGTCTCGTCCACATTCGCCCCCGGTTGGAACATCATCGCCATACTGCCCAGCATCATCAGCGGAAAGATGAAGCTGATCGGGTTGCGCCCCGATCCGGAAAGCACCATGGCGGCGACCATGCCCACCACCGCGATCAGCATCACGGCGGGCATCAGCAGCCTGATGAACGGTTGTTTGTCTTTCGGCAGCGTCGGCGGCGCCTGTGTTTGCATGCTAAAAATCCCCCGGTTACCTGCTAGTCCCCAACTAATCCCCATCCAACCCCCTGGATGTGGTTTTTGATTCTAAACCTTCCCCGGACAGCCCGCAGGGCAAGCGAGCTCGCCTCGCCTGGGTTACTATCTGTGCCGTGTAATAAACACCGGCGGGATCCAAAGGGGGGATCCTCGCTGCAGATTCAATTGGGCACGGCCTAAACGTGCACCGCCAGGGGGATTTTTACTGTGCTAGCTCTCAGCATTTCCGTGCCCGCGAAGGGCACCACTATCAACGCTGCAATCGCCGACCATGTGCCCGTCGCGGAGCTCATACCGCACCTCGTGGACGCGGAGCCGGGGGAACACTGGACCCTCCACCGGGCGGTCGGTCAGGTCCAGCCCCAACACACCCTGGCGGAGGCAGGGGTGCGCCCCGGCGAGTCGCTGACCTTGCAGATCGCCACCGTTCCCGCCCCGCCGGCCGAGGCTGTCGAGGAGCTCTCCGGCCCTATCCCCGCCAGCCCTGCTGCCTGGATCGCCGCAGCCATCGTTGCGCTGTTCAGCCTGCAGGCCGCTCCCGCGTGGCACCCTTTGGATAATCAGCTGGTTGGAGCTGGGGGCGTCCTTAACCTCAACCATTCGGCAGACACCGCAACGATCGTGGCAACGGCGGTAGCATCCCTGGCTGCGGCGGCAGCTTCGCTGCATCACCGCAACTTCACCTACCTAGCCGCGATCCTCGGTTTCGGGCTGGGGCTGCACGTGAATGTGCTGTGCGCGTGCTTTGTGGCGGCGCTCATGGTGTGGCGCAGCGGCCCGGCGCGGATTGTTACGGCCACGTGGGTGGCGTTCGCGGCGGTGAATTTCTGGCCGGGGGTTACGCTGCTGCTGGCGATGTTCGCACTGGCCTATTCGGGGCAGATTGCGATCGGGCTGGCGGGCATTAAGTTGCCGAAGGTGCCCGCGACTGGTGTGTTTACTCAGCCGACGACTACCCCCGCGGGCCAGGTGGTGGAGGTGCACTCTGCCCTGGTTGTGGCAATCGTGGCGGTGCTGGGTGCGTGCGTGTACCAGCTGGCGCCGTGGGGTGAGCCGCTGAGTCTGTGGCGAGCGGCGCTGCTGGTGTTGGTGGCCGTGCTGGGCGTGAGCGCGCGCAGCACCCGGCCGGTTCATTCGGTGGCGCTGGCGGTGTTGTCCGCCACAACGATTCTGTGGCTGGCGTTGCACGAACCCTGGGGTGCGGCGTGCCTGGTGCTGGTTGGCCTGCCGGCGGTGCGCGTGCAGTCGCCGATGTTGGGGCGGGTGATCGACATGGTGGAGGCCGTCGCGTTCTGTCTGGCCATCCCCCTGGCGCTGCAGACCACGGGGATCTTCGAGGCGATTCGGGGCATCGGCTGATGATCATCCAGGATTCCTCGCCACACGGGAACTGCCAGGAAGGCACCGTTGCGGCGCCCGGTACCGTGCCTTTGCCGGATATTGACGCCCCCTCGTACCCAGCGCTACACGCCCTGTCCCGGGGCCAGGACGTGGACGTGGCTGTGATTGATACGGGCTCCGCCGGGCCGGGCGTGGTGGGCGACCGTGATTTTTGCATTCTGCACGGATCCGTAGTGACCAGCGTGCTGCGAGCGATAGCGCCGGAAGCCAAGGTTCATTCGTTTAGGCATAACGCGGTTGCCTCCCGAGCTGAGGGCACGGTGGAGGATCTGGTTCGCGCAATCGACCGGGCTCTGAAGGCACGGGTGAAGGTCATCAACATTTCGATGGTGGCCTGCGAGGATACGGCGGAGCTACGCGAGGCTATCGGCCGGGCAGAGAAGGCCGGAGTGCTGGTGGTGGCTTCCACAGGCAACACGGGGCAGTGCCCGGAGGGCGCGCCAACGTTTCCTTCCAGTCTGGATCCCGTGCTGGCAGTGGGCGCAGTGGCGCCGCGAAAGCAGGAGCTGGCGGGTGGCATCGGCACTGGTGCGGACGCTAATACGCAGAAGGCAAACTCTGCCGACCAGGGGCGCGTGCCCGCGCAGTACAGCGCGCCGACGCACTGGGTGGACGTATACGCACCCGGCGGGCCAGTCGAGGGGCAGGTCGAGGTGCGTGGGAAGGTGCACACCATCATCGGCAGTCCCGATCCTTTCGAAGGCACCAGCTTCGCCGCGCCAGTCGTTTCCGGGACGGCGGCGTTGGTCTGGCAGATCGTCCCACACCTCAGCGTGCAGGAGGTCCGCGAGCTGCTGACCACCACTGCCACCCCTGGTGCGAGCGGACCGGGTCTGGGAAAGCAAATGCTGGTGATAAATCCCGCCGCTGCCGTGGATAAGGCTCTCGACCTGCGGGATGCGAGGGCGAGCGATAGCGGCGTCGCCAGCGGTGGCAATGCCAGCGATGGCACAGCTGACGCACGCTACGAGCTACAGACCGTCACCACTCAGCCTCACCAGTCGGAGGCTGCGAACTACTCCGTGCCGGTCGTGCTTTCCCTGGTGCTGGCGCTGGGCATCATCGCCACGGTCGTCTGCCGGGCTTTCTCCGCAGACAGCAAACCGCCGTCCGGCAGTGAGGCCACGCGGGCGAACTGAACCTCGTGTTCCGAGGTGAACCCCAGGGCGCGCAGTTCGGCTTGGCTTCCCACGGAGTAGCGCACGCCGTTAT is a window encoding:
- a CDS encoding EsaB/YukD family protein, producing MLALSISVPAKGTTINAAIADHVPVAELIPHLVDAEPGEHWTLHRAVGQVQPQHTLAEAGVRPGESLTLQIATVPAPPAEAVEELSGPIPASPAAWIAAAIVALFSLQAAPAWHPLDNQLVGAGGVLNLNHSADTATIVATAVASLAAAAASLHHRNFTYLAAILGFGLGLHVNVLCACFVAALMVWRSGPARIVTATWVAFAAVNFWPGVTLLLAMFALAYSGQIAIGLAGIKLPKVPATGVFTQPTTTPAGQVVEVHSALVVAIVAVLGACVYQLAPWGEPLSLWRAALLVLVAVLGVSARSTRPVHSVALAVLSATTILWLALHEPWGAACLVLVGLPAVRVQSPMLGRVIDMVEAVAFCLAIPLALQTTGIFEAIRGIG
- a CDS encoding FtsK/SpoIIIE domain-containing protein, whose product is MQTQAPPTLPKDKQPFIRLLMPAVMLIAVVGMVAAMVLSGSGRNPISFIFPLMMLGSMAMMFQPGANVDETRRSFHRHIDALKDSVQRSHDEQLQGMLAAHPHPQALWTHVHTGTDVTAEPGVVRIGTAVQTPDDPLEVPVNAPPEDLEPVSAMSLREVALRYATIEAPVSVELASFHCIVLLGDGAAGLARAMQAQLAMQDPDIIGITGPFEEWLPHDGPRKVHFCTGQSPVVAGAVVTDPSDEWVENAKGHGLLLQVDDAAGGCLLSAWTVDGWVPFGVADQLSAVELAQICRARSTVKSSTSLLELPGGDLRAPIGFSGAPVYLDIKESALGGIGPHGLCVGATGSGKSELLKSVVISFAHQHSPEELNFVLVDFKGGASFLGMDRLPHTSALITNLAEEAGLVDRMQDSLLGEMHRRQEKLRAAGLTTAAEYNRAYPGQMPALFIVVDEFSELLHARPEFAEVFAAIGRLGRSLRMHLLLATQRLEEGRLRGLESHLSYRIALRTFSASESRALIGTTEAYELPATPGAAILSAGDKVRFHSAYVSGPELPRDQRLVRVLGSTVEAETTTMQMVIDRLEGPNQNPVWLPPLPEDLPASEVMEPRAPGVARIGLEDLPFEGLQVPMDVDLRRKHWAIVGQPRTGKTTAVRSLVLGWVLSSPGWPVYIFDPGGGLRDLARLPQVAAVVGPDGLARLFDEMEQTEGQRLLIIDGLDQVGTASGGAGEEEQRLIRLATTGLERGLHVVVTALRWNFRPSLRDVLTGQVELRMTPLDAHFRDAQKSLPDVPGRGVSPRGKHVQFANSTAQDVEHVRMESARRGEPEVAMRVLPERIGWQELGDPQAFAIGGPRLDPVRWDRGTFPHLVAIGQAGSGVTTALRAVMQSVADTRSHTGEPPEFLVTDTRRGLLGVADYRVPEDFRADLAEWVAMLRERIPGSDVTPQQLRERSWWSGPELFVVVDDADADPGLDQLLPLLPYAADIGLHLVLGRRSGQFARAAYQPLTQAMRDQSAWLLFSAPREDGPIAGVRLVRRPQGRAAYVHKETWTVHVAEAAEQN
- a CDS encoding type VII secretion-associated protein, which translates into the protein MRVDQRIGDARGLLAEALALQESGVLVSGMTVTDLATGFVVTGDAEMQRPGYLQYEGADSAAGAAGTASAAGAASRADAMDDVEFQRSGLSLGRLSELFEMVSEVLEQRQEYPEAAAVNPPEPRELFPWGIGLREVDVLVTGSFAVQVVHYLRIMGVRARLVDNDVVLRVASELALAQQELEHLNFAEPVRHRDTDTAVAEPVAEAEEWQEVDEGASIKKEERKDNRRLPAALAALALFIIGGLVATFTVFDSQAAENTASAEGTDSAASVEGDSSVEPEDSVGDEPASEEVDEELTEPFPEPHRRGVTTADQSSKRADIPISVNVDGWHLGSATRAREEYIGDDKGMRVLVAAKETPLKTQEEMDAAMLGALNDVSSGDDGVTVVSTQPVSYEESYPSSTTLWHVRLVDGHQISVGCQYRQWNEQREKVCQEFVETARPEKQGKP